In one Diabrotica virgifera virgifera chromosome 7, PGI_DIABVI_V3a genomic region, the following are encoded:
- the LOC126888064 gene encoding uncharacterized protein LOC126888064: MESAEGDLCPAVDAYGLMMMSALVSYVRKMAYFGHVVRGDRYNILQLIMMGKIEGRRGIGRKQASWLKNIREWTGIKKAEHLFRIARDRDSFAMLIANVKGT, encoded by the exons ATGGAAAgtgctgagggagacctatgtccagcagtggacgcatacgggttgatgatgatgtcAGCATTG GTTAGTTATgttagaaagatggcctattttggacacgtagtaaggggagaccggtataacattcttcaacttattatgatgggtaaaatcgaaggacgcagaggaattggtagaaagcaggcctcttggttgaagaatatccgggagtggacaggaataaagaaagcagaacacctatttagaatagctcgagacagagacagtttcgccatgttaatcgccaacgtcaaggggacttga